A window of the Dehalococcoidia bacterium genome harbors these coding sequences:
- a CDS encoding cysteine synthase family protein — translation MRFNSIIEAIGRTPLVELQRMSPKESVRIYAKLEGQNPSGSVKDRIAKYMIEKAESEGVLTKDRIVLEPTSGNTGIALAMVARYKGYKVKVTMPENVSAERRQLLAAFGAEVILTDGGKGTNGAIEVAQELAKDDLYFMPYQYGNKANPLAHYETTGVEILQDLSNVDVFIAGLGTGGTLMGVARRLKEKNRATRVIAVVPPPDDAIQGLRRLEDGFIPPILDLSLLDGRMMVESKDAFQTTRDLMEREAIFAGISSGSVVHAAQRVAQRMESGNIVCLLADGGWKYLSTGLWSRDYSQIKETTQGKIWW, via the coding sequence ATGCGGTTTAACAGCATCATTGAAGCCATCGGGCGCACGCCGCTGGTGGAACTCCAGCGCATGAGCCCGAAGGAATCCGTCCGCATCTACGCCAAGTTGGAAGGCCAGAACCCCTCGGGCAGCGTCAAGGACCGCATCGCCAAGTACATGATCGAGAAGGCCGAGTCCGAGGGCGTTCTCACGAAGGACCGCATCGTCTTGGAGCCTACCAGCGGCAACACGGGCATCGCCCTGGCGATGGTCGCCCGCTACAAAGGCTACAAAGTCAAGGTCACCATGCCCGAAAACGTCAGCGCGGAGCGGCGGCAACTGCTCGCCGCGTTTGGCGCGGAGGTCATCCTCACCGACGGCGGCAAAGGGACCAACGGGGCTATCGAGGTGGCCCAGGAGCTGGCCAAGGATGACCTCTACTTCATGCCGTACCAATACGGCAACAAGGCCAATCCGCTGGCCCACTACGAGACCACGGGCGTCGAAATCCTTCAGGACCTGTCCAATGTGGACGTGTTCATAGCCGGCCTGGGCACCGGCGGCACGCTCATGGGGGTGGCCCGCCGCCTCAAGGAGAAGAACCGCGCCACCCGGGTCATCGCCGTCGTACCGCCGCCGGACGACGCCATCCAGGGGCTGCGACGGCTGGAGGACGGGTTCATCCCGCCCATCCTGGACCTGTCGCTGCTGGACGGGCGCATGATGGTGGAGAGCAAGGATGCCTTCCAGACCACGCGCGACCTGATGGAGCGGGAGGCCATCTTCGCCGGCATTTCGTCCGGCTCCGTGGTGCACGCCGCCCAGCGCGTGGCGCAGCGGATGGAGAGCGGCAACATCGTGTGTCTGCTGGCCGACGGCGGGTGGAAGTACCTGAGCACGGGCCTGTGGAGCAGGGACTACAG
- a CDS encoding Rrf2 family transcriptional regulator has product MKVLMKVDYGVRALVDLSQRYGRGPVRTAEIAARQSIPEPYLDQILLILRKAGIVASRRGPHGGYILAREPDQITLSMVMSILEESAAPVDCIHGTRECPKSDRCTQQEIWRTVEEKVQQVLAATSIGQLARRQAEREAQPLSYVS; this is encoded by the coding sequence ATGAAAGTCCTGATGAAAGTGGACTACGGCGTGCGGGCGCTGGTTGACCTCTCCCAGCGCTACGGGCGCGGGCCTGTGCGGACCGCGGAGATCGCCGCGCGCCAGAGCATTCCTGAACCGTACCTTGACCAGATCCTTCTCATCCTGCGCAAGGCGGGCATTGTCGCCAGCCGGCGAGGGCCGCACGGCGGGTATATCCTTGCCAGGGAGCCGGACCAGATCACCCTGTCCATGGTGATGTCCATCCTGGAGGAGTCGGCGGCGCCCGTTGATTGTATTCACGGGACACGGGAGTGTCCCAAGTCGGACCGCTGTACACAGCAGGAGATCTGGCGGACCGTTGAGGAGAAAGTCCAGCAGGTGCTGGCAGCCACCAGCATAGGGCAGCTAGCCCGGCGGCAGGCGGAGCGAGAAGCTCAACCCCTCTCCTACGTTTCATAA
- the moeB gene encoding molybdopterin-synthase adenylyltransferase MoeB, with the protein MTTTTTRFTEDQIKRYSRHIILPQVGGKGQRKLLESSVLLVGAGGLGSPAALYLAAAGVGRLGIVDFDTVDLSNLQRQILHHVHDVGRPKVDSAQDTIRDINPDVKVVPYRTQLTSENIMDIIKDYDVVLDGTDNFPTRYLINDACVMGEKPNVHGSIFLFEGQATTFVPGKGCYRCLYPNPPPPGTVPSCAEAGVLGVLPGIVGTIQAIEAIKLVVGIGEPLVNRLLLFDALTMEFRTLKIRRDKNCPICGDHPTIHQLIDYQEFCGLPTSQHLEAPQVTRATSR; encoded by the coding sequence ATGACGACAACAACGACAAGGTTCACTGAAGATCAGATCAAGCGATACAGCCGGCACATCATCCTGCCGCAGGTCGGCGGGAAGGGCCAGCGCAAGCTGCTGGAGTCCAGCGTCCTGCTGGTCGGCGCGGGCGGCCTGGGCTCGCCCGCCGCCCTGTACCTGGCGGCCGCCGGCGTGGGCAGGCTGGGCATCGTGGACTTCGATACCGTGGACCTCTCCAACCTGCAACGCCAAATACTGCATCACGTGCATGACGTGGGCCGGCCCAAGGTGGACTCCGCGCAGGACACCATTCGGGACATCAACCCCGACGTGAAGGTTGTCCCGTACCGCACCCAGCTCACCTCGGAGAACATCATGGACATCATCAAGGACTACGACGTGGTGCTGGACGGGACGGACAACTTCCCCACGCGCTACCTCATCAACGACGCCTGCGTGATGGGCGAGAAGCCCAACGTCCACGGCAGCATCTTCCTCTTCGAAGGCCAGGCGACGACGTTCGTCCCCGGCAAGGGCTGCTACCGCTGCCTCTACCCGAACCCGCCGCCGCCCGGCACCGTGCCGAGCTGCGCCGAAGCGGGCGTCCTGGGCGTGCTGCCCGGCATCGTAGGGACCATCCAGGCCATCGAGGCCATCAAGCTTGTCGTGGGCATCGGTGAGCCGCTGGTCAATCGCCTGCTGCTCTTTGACGCCCTGACCATGGAGTTCCGCACGCTGAAGATCCGCAGGGACAAGAACTGCCCCATATGCGGCGACCATCCGACAATTCACCAGCTCATTGACTATCAGGAGTTCTGCGGCCTGCCGACGTCCCAGCATCTGGAGGCGCCGCAGGTCACCCGGGCGACCTCCCGTTAG
- a CDS encoding ATP-dependent Clp protease proteolytic subunit — protein MQMQVPDLGAMLNEYMERRAALDRFGIYFIRDITDEEAEAFSKTIFLMGGQRRGFPDSAITVFINSGGGSVGAGLAMMEMIFKIKRDFGIRVNTVVTGYAYSMGAIVFQAGDKRSMGYLSTLMLHSPSWFVSGEEHKIFKDLDKLATNYRHVLSELLYRRSGKHSAAWWKRFIYSGRDRFLAPRECLELGLTDEVCDFDTCYFDLPGSKPAPAASPRISSP, from the coding sequence ATGCAAATGCAAGTGCCGGACCTTGGCGCGATGCTCAACGAGTACATGGAGCGACGCGCGGCCCTGGACCGCTTCGGCATCTACTTCATCCGGGACATTACGGACGAGGAGGCGGAGGCTTTCTCCAAGACCATATTCCTCATGGGAGGCCAGCGCAGAGGCTTTCCAGACTCCGCCATCACCGTCTTCATCAACTCCGGCGGCGGCTCCGTGGGCGCCGGCCTGGCCATGATGGAGATGATATTCAAAATCAAACGGGACTTCGGCATCCGCGTCAACACCGTGGTCACGGGCTACGCCTACTCGATGGGCGCCATCGTCTTCCAGGCGGGCGACAAGCGCTCCATGGGCTACCTGTCCACTCTCATGCTGCACAGCCCGTCCTGGTTCGTCAGCGGGGAGGAGCACAAGATTTTCAAGGACCTGGACAAGCTGGCCACCAACTACCGGCACGTCCTGAGCGAGCTTCTGTACAGGCGCTCCGGCAAGCACAGCGCCGCCTGGTGGAAGCGGTTTATCTATTCCGGCCGCGACCGGTTCCTCGCGCCGCGCGAGTGCCTGGAGCTCGGTCTGACCGACGAGGTCTGCGACTTCGACACGTGCTACTTCGACCTCCCCGGAAGCAAGCCTGCTCCGGCCGCATCGCCCCGTATCTCGTCCCCCTAG
- a CDS encoding MFS transporter — protein MSIFAQLARARPKLYYGWWMTVFAVITALPNTILFTGFSGFLEPLQVSFAASAAAISVAFVFLRAEAGIGTPIAGFLVDAYGPKPVMLGGGIVLGLGAVIVALSQSLFVFYIGFFILAFGVSVSGPIVANIAVARWFDRYRGKAFAVISMGTPVWSLSIPLVVLAIDTFGWRATMWGLGIISVAIIVPFSFLYRRSPEEYGLKPDGVSDAAPKPQHAVRGPEVSLSLRDVLRHPAFWLLMVSYGSFSFVHTGLFSQLIPILEKSSGVSRSTAAAVSALIALVSLPGRLVLGTLADTIKPGYILALTFALMLVGVLALALVPGDLGMIAMVVFYGIGFGGCVPVRHVVQGYLFGTQNFGKVQGMLRIADTVVGIPAPIATALIYDATHSYVLALLMFVVVFALTIPAALSPRMSSVAQKV, from the coding sequence ATGAGTATCTTCGCGCAGCTCGCGCGTGCACGCCCCAAGCTGTACTACGGGTGGTGGATGACCGTCTTCGCGGTCATCACGGCCCTGCCCAACACCATCCTTTTCACAGGGTTCAGCGGGTTCCTGGAGCCGCTTCAGGTCTCCTTTGCCGCCTCCGCCGCCGCCATATCCGTCGCCTTCGTCTTCCTGCGGGCGGAGGCGGGCATCGGCACGCCCATAGCGGGCTTCCTCGTGGATGCGTACGGCCCCAAGCCCGTCATGCTGGGGGGCGGCATCGTCCTCGGGCTGGGCGCCGTTATTGTCGCGCTGTCCCAGTCGTTGTTTGTTTTCTACATAGGCTTCTTCATTCTGGCGTTCGGCGTCAGCGTCTCCGGCCCCATCGTGGCGAATATCGCCGTCGCACGGTGGTTCGACCGCTACCGGGGGAAGGCGTTCGCCGTCATCAGCATGGGGACTCCCGTGTGGTCACTGTCCATCCCTCTCGTAGTGCTTGCCATAGACACCTTTGGCTGGCGCGCCACCATGTGGGGTCTGGGCATCATCTCCGTGGCGATCATCGTCCCGTTCAGCTTTCTGTATCGGAGGAGCCCGGAGGAGTACGGGCTGAAGCCGGATGGAGTCTCTGATGCCGCACCGAAGCCGCAGCACGCGGTGCGCGGCCCGGAGGTGTCCCTGTCCCTGCGCGACGTGCTCCGGCACCCGGCTTTCTGGCTCCTGATGGTGTCCTACGGCAGCTTCTCCTTCGTTCATACAGGGTTGTTCTCGCAGTTGATTCCCATCCTGGAAAAGAGTTCCGGCGTCTCCCGGTCCACCGCCGCAGCGGTGAGCGCGCTGATTGCACTGGTCAGCCTGCCCGGCCGCCTTGTGTTGGGCACCCTCGCCGACACCATCAAACCGGGCTACATCTTAGCACTGACGTTTGCTCTCATGCTGGTCGGCGTCCTGGCGCTTGCCCTGGTCCCCGGCGATCTGGGCATGATTGCGATGGTCGTCTTCTACGGCATAGGCTTTGGCGGCTGCGTGCCCGTGCGGCACGTGGTGCAGGGGTACCTGTTCGGGACCCAGAACTTCGGAAAGGTGCAGGGGATGCTGCGCATCGCGGACACAGTGGTCGGCATTCCCGCGCCCATAGCGACCGCCCTTATTTACGACGCCACGCACAGCTACGTCCTAGCCCTGCTTATGTTCGTGGTCGTTTTCGCTCTCACAATTCCGGCAGCGCTCAGCCCGCGGATGTCGTCGGTCGCGCAAAAGGTATAG
- a CDS encoding SCO1664 family protein, with protein MTWDPFRPDIESLLRRARVSRCDMLPEGSNYAFLLTLVDQEQGESQAVYKPRDGETPLMDFPSGTLYQRECAAYVLSKALGWPSIPPTVVREGPYGIGSVQLYIDADSEGHYFTFRERRLPELRRVALFDVLANNADRKGGHCLEGKDGRVWCIDHGLTFHASYKLRTVIWDFCDEPVPPGLLADLRTLRPRLESPDSLASALMELLTPEEVRALRRRLDFLLEKGAYPSPGPERHFPWPLV; from the coding sequence ATGACGTGGGACCCATTCCGGCCTGACATCGAGTCGCTGCTGCGCCGCGCGCGTGTCAGCCGCTGCGACATGCTGCCCGAGGGGTCCAACTACGCCTTCCTTCTGACTCTCGTGGACCAGGAGCAGGGCGAAAGCCAGGCCGTGTACAAGCCCCGCGACGGCGAGACCCCCCTGATGGACTTCCCCTCCGGCACGCTGTACCAGCGCGAGTGCGCCGCTTACGTGCTGAGCAAAGCCCTGGGCTGGCCCTCCATCCCGCCCACAGTCGTTCGCGAGGGGCCGTACGGCATCGGCTCCGTCCAGCTCTACATTGACGCCGATTCCGAGGGCCACTACTTCACCTTCCGGGAGCGGCGCCTGCCGGAGCTCCGGCGCGTCGCCCTTTTCGACGTGCTGGCCAACAACGCCGACCGCAAGGGGGGCCACTGTCTGGAGGGCAAAGACGGAAGGGTGTGGTGCATTGACCACGGGCTGACGTTTCATGCTAGCTACAAGCTGCGCACGGTCATCTGGGACTTCTGCGACGAGCCTGTTCCTCCGGGTCTTCTGGCCGACCTGCGCACGCTCCGGCCCCGGCTCGAATCCCCGGATAGTCTGGCGAGCGCCCTGATGGAGCTTCTGACGCCGGAGGAGGTCCGCGCCCTGCGCCGCAGGCTGGACTTCTTGCTGGAAAAGGGCGCCTATCCGTCGCCGGGCCCCGAACGGCACTTCCCCTGGCCGCTGGTCTAA